Within Bdellovibrio sp. ArHS, the genomic segment ACTGTTCCTGTGAACATTTCTTCGGCTCATCCTTACAAAGAAAAGACGAAGGAAGAATTCGAAGTGCGTGTTCCTGGTGCAAAACAGATCGCGTTATATTTCTCGAAGTTTGATACTGAAAGAGACTATGACAAAGTTGAGTTCTTCGATGCTAAAGGTAAAAAAATTGCCGATATGAGCGGAAAGAATGATGACTCATTCTCGACGACTATTGACGGCGAATATGTGAAAATTGTCTTCACATCTGATGACTCTGTTCAGCGCTACGGATTTGATATCACAAAAGCGGCTTACAGATAATTCGTCTGTTACCGTTAATAAAGAAGGCCACCTTAAGGGTGGCTTTCTTGTTTTAAGTTAGAGGCAAAGGGAAAGAAGCCGCTACTTCCCGGAAACTTCCTTAAGAAACTTCTCTATTTTAAGATTCGTATAGTCGGGAAAATCCAACTGGGTGCAGTGCGACCCGTAAGGCACGAGTACGAACTCTGAGTGCGGAATGGTTTCTTTGAAGTGATATTGAAAGCGCAGTGGCGTCACCATATCTCTTTCACCAGAAATGATCAGTGCTGGCACAGCAATTTTTTCTAGAACGGATTCACCGTTATATTCCATCAGCTCTTCAAAAAGCGTGATGAAAACCTCTAGGTTCAGCCTTGCGACACCCCGTAAATATACTTCAATGTCTTTGATGTGACTGACTCGTAAGTTGAAACCACCAGCTAGTGCGGCGATATAAACGGACATCGGGTTGTCGACAGCCAATTTCCACAGAGTATTCCACACGTCGGGTTGTTTCTCGTATTGTTCTTTCACGAAATAGAAAAAAGGTTCAATGACATCCAGGCCGAACATTCCCTTGATGGGATTGCGAGCAAAGCCATTGATGAAAATCATCGATAAGAATATGTCCGGCTTTTCCTCATAAGCCTTAAGCATAATTGGCACGCCAAAGCTGTGTCCTGCGAAGTGGGCTTTCTTTATCTGAAGATGGTCCATAAGCGCAAAGACGTCTTTAGCCAAAGCTTCCATCGTCAATTGGCTCATGTCCGTCACCGGATTGCTTTTTTGATGACCACGAAGATCAAAGGTGATGACTTGGTATCGGTGCGAAAAATATTCGATCTGATGGTGCCAGTGATTCATGATACAGGCGATTCCATAAATAAGAATCAGAGGCTCACCCTGCCCGCGCACTTCGTAATATATCGAAGTGCCGTCGAAGCTTTCAAAGCTGCCGGTGGTCTTGGGTGTCGTTAACATGAAAATCCTCTACAAGTAGGTCACTTTAATGAGCGTGTTTCCAAAAGAAATCAAGTCACCATCTTTAAGCATTTCGGCATCTGAGGACTTATTGTTAAGAGTCACACGCCCTAGAGCTTTAATTTTTAACTCCACCATACCTGGACCCGGACGAAGCTCGAAGGCCTCCTTCGGGGCTTCTTCATCTAGAAGCTCAATATCCAGGGACTCGGAACCCGCCTTGCGGGGGCCATAGCCTAAAATAATTTCTTCATCGGCTTGAATGCCTTGGGTGAACGTCAGCTTTAACGCGGGGCTAAATCTTTGCAATATGAGGCTTTCCTCGGGTGCTTCCGGAGGAGGAACCTCTGCGAGTTTGTCTTTCAAAATATTGCGCCAAGTCACAAGGCGGCTGAAGTCGATGGCGAGCTCTTCTTCCACCGCGATGACTTGAAACTGAGTCCGCCCGACTTCGAAGATAACTCCTGGTAATAACGCGACTTTTTTTACACGGCGTCCGCTGATATGAATACCATTGGATGAGTCTAAATCCATCAAAACAAATTGCCCCTTCCCGTCTATAGCGATTTGGGCGTGGGTCCCCGAAACTTTGGGGTCTTTGATAATGATGTCAGCCTTAGAGCGTCCCAGGGTGATTCCGTCTTCTACCTTGAAGCGAGAACCTTCGTTGGGACCATCCAGAATCTCAATAAAAGTGACCATTTACCTATTCTAGGGCTGGTTTATTCACTATTCAAATGCCTAATCCTTGTGCT encodes:
- a CDS encoding alpha/beta hydrolase, encoding MLTTPKTTGSFESFDGTSIYYEVRGQGEPLILIYGIACIMNHWHHQIEYFSHRYQVITFDLRGHQKSNPVTDMSQLTMEALAKDVFALMDHLQIKKAHFAGHSFGVPIMLKAYEEKPDIFLSMIFINGFARNPIKGMFGLDVIEPFFYFVKEQYEKQPDVWNTLWKLAVDNPMSVYIAALAGGFNLRVSHIKDIEVYLRGVARLNLEVFITLFEELMEYNGESVLEKIAVPALIISGERDMVTPLRFQYHFKETIPHSEFVLVPYGSHCTQLDFPDYTNLKIEKFLKEVSGK
- a CDS encoding FHA domain-containing protein, which codes for MVTFIEILDGPNEGSRFKVEDGITLGRSKADIIIKDPKVSGTHAQIAIDGKGQFVLMDLDSSNGIHISGRRVKKVALLPGVIFEVGRTQFQVIAVEEELAIDFSRLVTWRNILKDKLAEVPPPEAPEESLILQRFSPALKLTFTQGIQADEEIILGYGPRKAGSESLDIELLDEEAPKEAFELRPGPGMVELKIKALGRVTLNNKSSDAEMLKDGDLISFGNTLIKVTYL